From the Lathyrus oleraceus cultivar Zhongwan6 chromosome 4, CAAS_Psat_ZW6_1.0, whole genome shotgun sequence genome, one window contains:
- the LOC127138382 gene encoding N6-mAMP deaminase: MEWCMSMPKVELHAHLNGSIRDSTLLELAKGLGDKGLIDFSQVEHVVLKNDRSLSEVFKLFDVIHILTTDHATVTRITKEVIEDFASENVVYVELRTTPKKNEAKGMSKRSYIEAVLEGLRAISSVDVCFIPHSEELKNHSNPISISAINDKCNENTRKKIFVRLLLSIDRRETTEAAMETVMLALEMRHFGVVGIDLSGNPAVGEWVTYLPALKFARGQGLYVTLHCGEVPNSREIHDMLDFLPERIGHACFFEEEHWKKLKSTKIPVELCLTSNIRTLSVPSIDAHHFVDLYKAKHPVVLCTDDSGVFSTSLSNEYKIAASSFGLGRKEMFELSKSAVEFIFADNTVKEDLRNIFSLAAKNLEL, encoded by the exons ATGGAGTGGTGTATGTCAATGCCAAAGGTAGAACTCCATGCTCACCTCAATGGATCCATTAGAGACTCCACCCTTCT AGAACTTGCTAAAGGTTTGGGTGACAAGGGTCTCATAGATTTCTCCCAAGTAGAGCATGTTGTCCTCAAAA ATGATCGTTCATTATCCGAGGTATTCAAGCTGTTTGACGTAATCCACATTCTTACAACTGATCATGCCACTGTTACAAGAATTACCAAAGAA GTTATTGAAGATTTTGCGTCAGAAAACGTTGTGTATGTGGAGTTGAGAACTACTCCAAAG AAAAATGAGGCCAAAGGAATGAGCAAACGCTCTTATATTGAAGCTGTTCTGGAAGGTCTAAGAGCCATCAGTTCAGTTGATGTGTGTTTTATTCCTCACAGCGAGGAGCTAAAGAATCATTCAAACCCTATTTCAATCTCAGCCATAAATGATAAATGTAATGAAAATACTAGGAAAAAAATCTTTGTTAGGCTTCTCTTAAGCATTGATCGTAGGGAGACAACAGAAGCAGCAATGGAGACT GTCATGCTTGCGCTGGAAATGAGGCATTTTGGGGTTGTTGGAATTGACCTCTCTGGGAATCCCGCTGTTGGTGAATG GGTTACATATTTGCCAGCGCTAAAATTTGCTCGAGGACAAGGTCTTTATGTAACTCTTCACTGTGGAGAG GTACCTAATTCAAGGGAGATACATGATATGCTTGACTTTCTTCCCGAGAGGATTGGACATGCATGCTTCTTTGAGGAGGAACACTGGAAAAAGCTGAAGTCCACTAAAATTCCG GTTGAACTTTGCTTGACATCGAACATTAGGACATTGTCCGTTCCATCAATAGATGCTCATCATTTTG TGGACTTGTATAAAGCAAAACATCCTGTAGTTCTGTGTACTGATGACTCAGGTGTGTTCTCTACCAGTCTCTCCAACGAATATAAAATTGCCGCTTCTTCATTCG GCCTTGGAAGGAAAGAGATGTTTGAGCTATCAAAGAGTGCTGTTGAGTTTATATTTGCAGATAATACAGTAAAGGAGGATTTGAGAAATATTTTTAGTTTAGCGGCAAAGAATCTGGAGCTCTAG